The stretch of DNA ACCGTCTTCTCTCCCCTGCTCCCTGCTCCCTGCTCCCCTGCTCCCTGCTCCCTGCTCCCCTGCCTCTTCTCCCCCACTCCCCAGCTAAAATAAAACTTTATACTTAAGAAAGATTAAACTAAATTTTAACAGGAGGGAAGAGTAGTGACTCCCAATCCCACCATCATGCAAGCTGTTGAAAAACTGGGCTACCGAGTTACTGTTGGTGATGTGTCAAGTCAGGCTGGCTTGAATCTCGCCGAGGCTGGGCAAGGGTTATTGGCTCTGGCTTCTGATGCTGGCGGACATTTACAAGTAGCGGAAACAGGTGATATTGTTTACCAATTTCCGCGAAATTTCCGCGATGTTTTACGTAATAAATACTTTCAGATCCGGCTGCGGGAATGGTGGAAAAAGGTCTGGGAAGTTCTTTTTTACCTGATTCGGATTTCTTTTGCTATTTTCTTAATTGCTTCTATTGTCCTGATAACTATTACCATCTTTATCATTGTTACTGCCTCCAACTCAGACCGCGACGGCGACAGTAGGGGTAGCAGTTCTAGGGGTGGGGGGTTATTCTTTTTCCCTTTCCCGGATTTATTTTGGTATTTTAGCCCCAATTATCGCGATCGCCAACAAGAACGGCAGTACCAAAGACACCAACAAAGAAGCCAAGAAAGCAATTTGAATTTCTTTGAGGCTGTATTTTCGTTTTTGTTTGGTGATGGTAATCCGAATGCCAATTTAGAAGAACGCCGATGGCAAGAAATTGGGGCTGTGATTCGGAATAATCAGGGTGCGGTAGTCGCAGAACAAATTGCTCCTTATCTGGATAATCTTGGTGCAAGTTATACACAAGACTATGAAGATTATATGCTGCCGGTGCTGATTCGATTTAATGGGCAACCAGAGGTAAGTCCGGAAGGGCAGATTGTCTATTATTTCCCAGAGTTGCAAGTGAAAGCAACTAAGACTCGTCATCAGTCAGTTCCAACGCACCTGGAAGAATATCCTTGGCGTTTTAGTGCGGCGGGTTCAGGACAGATTATGCTGTCGGCTGGTTTGGGTGTACTCAACTTTGTGGCGGCTTTAATCTTAGGAGGTTTGATAGCGGATGGTACAGCAGCTGCCCAATTAGGCGGATTAGTCGCTTTTGTCAAAGGTATTTATTGGCTGTTGTTGGGTTACGGCGCAGGTTTCTTGGGTGTACCGTTAGTGCGTTATTTTTGGATTCAATGGCGCAATAAAAAAATTGCTGCACGCAATCGCGATCGCCTGTCCCGATCTAGACTATTAACAAACCAAGATGATGCTTTACAGCGAAAAATTGACTACGCACAGCAGTTTGCCACAGAAAAGGTGATCGGTAGTGAAGATTTAGTATATTCCAGCGAAACCGACTTAATCGATCAAGAAATTGAGCGTTCTGCACAAATTGACGCTGAATGGCAAAGGCGATTGGAAGAGGGAAGTGGGGAGTAGAGGGGAAGAGGCAGGGGAGCAGGGAGCAGGGAGCAGGGGGGAAGAGGCAAGGGAGCAGGAAGAGGGGAGCAGGGAGCAGGGGGAAAGAGGATTTTGCAGTTTTTGTACAGATGCAGGAATGATAACTAATTAGGTAATTAGGCGCACATGATATGAGGGGCAATGGGGAGTATGTCAAGAGCAGTATTCCGTCTATTAAAGTCGTGGATCGACGGGTTCGCTTTCCAATGCCAGAATACCGAAAACACATTCATGTACGCGGCGCAGAGGGGTGAGGGCGACAAATCGCTCCAATGCTTCAACACCCAAAGCAAATTCGCGCATAGCCAGAGAACGCTTGTGAGATAAACCACGTTGGCGCAGACGTTGCAGATTCTCTGGAGTGGAATATTCAGGGCCATAGATAATCCGCAAATATTCTTGTCCGCGACATTTCACCGCAGGTTGGACAATACCGCGACTACCTCGAACGATAAAGTCCATAGGCTTGACAACCATTCCTTCACCTCCGACTTTGGTCAATTTTTCCCACCAATAAATCCCCTCTGCTTGACTGCTGGGGTCAGTCAAATCTATGACTTTATAGGCAGTAGCTAGGAGCAAGGAGGGGTCTTTTTGGCAGATTTTGGCAATTTCCTCCATGTGCCAGCGATGGTCTTGATCGATATGGACGGCTCCTTCTGTTGCGAGGATGTGGAAAGGAGCTAACCTTAATCCAGAAATATCAGTAACAGACCAGCAGTATTGGCGGTAGGCACTGACGTACTGATTTGCCATCTCTGCGCGTTGTTGGTAATAAGTCAGTTGGGTACTAATATCTACGCCGCGATCGCTTGCTTTTTGTAAACAGGTAACAGCATCATTCAGGGACAGGCGTGAAGCCACTCCCACAGGTGCATACTGTTGTTGGAGCAGCCCCTGTGCTTTGGCTGACCACGGCATCAATTCACAGTCTAGACATACCCAGTCGGTTTGAAATTCTGACCAAAATCCGCTCTGGGAAAGGGCAAGATTCACCCGCTCCAAAAGTTCTGTCTCTAATGCTGAATTATCGAAAAACCTCCTTCCCGTGCGCGTATAGCAGATGCCGATGCCCTCATTTACGACACCAAATCGTTTTTCGGCAGCTGCTACATCTCGGCAAATAATCACAACCACCCGCGAACCCATGTGTTTTTCTTCACATACTACTTGTGTAATTTCTTGATTTTGGTAGTGGGTGAAGGCTTGGGCTGGATGTTCCAAAAATCCGGGTAATAGGGATGTTTCTACGGGGGACATAGTGGGGGGTAAATAAATCAGCCATTTGGGATTGGTAGCAAAACGGCTGATCACTTCTAAAGCTGCGATCGCATTTTCTTCCCGAATCGTAATATTAGACTTCAATCGGGTGTTGATGATCCGCTTACCCAAAACGTCTTCAATATACAAAACATCATCCAATTCCTGTTGAGATGTGCGTGTTGCGGTGTTCTGTACCAAAGGTTTCACAGGTTCACAGTAGACGCGGGCAGCAGGGATGCTTACCAGTTCCTTTTCTGGATAGCGGAGGGCAGTAAGTTTGCCACCAAAGACGCAACCTGTATCGATATCAATAGTGTTATTTAACCATTCCGCTTCTGGCACAGGGGTATGTCCGTAGACCACCATTGCTTCACCCCGATACTCTCCTGCCCAGTTGTAGCGCACGGGTAAGCCAAATTCATCAATCTCGCCAGTGCTTTCGCCGTAAAGAGCAAACTCGCGCACAGCACCAGATCCCCGTCCTTGCATTTCCTGTTTCATCCCTGCGTGAGCCACCACTAACTGCCCATTGTCTAAGAGGTAGTGACTGATTAAGGAGTCCAGAAACTTTTGCAGTTCTGTCGTGAAAGGTTCGCGCACTTCATCGGGTAAAGCCTCAATTTCAGTCAGGGTTTGCTCTAACCCATGAGTAACCCGGACATTTTTACCACGTAGTTTCCGCAATAGTTTGTTTTCATGATTACCAGGAATGCAGAGAGCCGTACCTGCGTCAACCATGTTTCGCACTAGTTTAACTGTATCTAAGATCCGCGTTCCCCGATCTACTAAATCACCGAGAAATACAGCTTTGCGTCCTTCTGGATGGGAGTAGATTGGGTAGTCCCAAAGTCCAGGAGATAATTCTTCCCCTTTTTGATAGCCTAACTGTTGAAGTAATATTTCGAGTTCATCACAACAGCCGTGAATATCCCCAATGATGTCAAAGGGGCCATGTTCGTGTTTGAGGTTGTTCCACAAAGGCTGGCGCTCAATTTCGACGGATGTGATTTCTTCTAAAGATTTGAGAGTGTAGACATAACGAAAGCCTTCCTTTTCTAAACCCCGCAGAGAACGCCGTAACATTTGGGTATGACGACGCACTACGTGAGAACCAAATTGGCGATCGCTCCTTTGTTGATTACGTTCGTGGCATAATTCTTCTGGTAGGTCGAGGATAATGGCGATCGCAAAGCAATGATACTGTCGTGCCATTTGCAGTAAGGGTTTGCGGTCTTCCATCTGCACATTGGTAGCATCAATTACTGTGAGTCTACCTGCTGCCAGCCGCTTTTCAGCAATGAAGCGCAGCACCTCAAAGGCATCTTTAGTTGCAGATTGGTTATTTTCCTCATTTGACACCAACCCCCGACAAAAGTCGGAAGACAGTACCTCAAAAGGTTGAAAGTGCTGACTAGCAAAGGTCGATTTACCGGAACCAGAAGCACCGATGAGGACAATTAGGGATAGTTCAGGAATAGTCAGCTTCATCTTTTAAATACCGCCATTTGTGTAGGTGAACCGACTTCTGGATCTTCCGTTCCTATCGGTTGAAATTCCACAGTGTAGCCAAAGCCTGCTGCTACTTGGTTTGCCCAGTTTTGAAATTGCGATCGCGTCCATTCAAAGCGGTGGTCTTGATGTCGCAGTTTTCCCGCC from Nodularia sp. LEGE 06071 encodes:
- a CDS encoding polynucleotide kinase-phosphatase, with product MKLTIPELSLIVLIGASGSGKSTFASQHFQPFEVLSSDFCRGLVSNEENNQSATKDAFEVLRFIAEKRLAAGRLTVIDATNVQMEDRKPLLQMARQYHCFAIAIILDLPEELCHERNQQRSDRQFGSHVVRRHTQMLRRSLRGLEKEGFRYVYTLKSLEEITSVEIERQPLWNNLKHEHGPFDIIGDIHGCCDELEILLQQLGYQKGEELSPGLWDYPIYSHPEGRKAVFLGDLVDRGTRILDTVKLVRNMVDAGTALCIPGNHENKLLRKLRGKNVRVTHGLEQTLTEIEALPDEVREPFTTELQKFLDSLISHYLLDNGQLVVAHAGMKQEMQGRGSGAVREFALYGESTGEIDEFGLPVRYNWAGEYRGEAMVVYGHTPVPEAEWLNNTIDIDTGCVFGGKLTALRYPEKELVSIPAARVYCEPVKPLVQNTATRTSQQELDDVLYIEDVLGKRIINTRLKSNITIREENAIAALEVISRFATNPKWLIYLPPTMSPVETSLLPGFLEHPAQAFTHYQNQEITQVVCEEKHMGSRVVVIICRDVAAAEKRFGVVNEGIGICYTRTGRRFFDNSALETELLERVNLALSQSGFWSEFQTDWVCLDCELMPWSAKAQGLLQQQYAPVGVASRLSLNDAVTCLQKASDRGVDISTQLTYYQQRAEMANQYVSAYRQYCWSVTDISGLRLAPFHILATEGAVHIDQDHRWHMEEIAKICQKDPSLLLATAYKVIDLTDPSSQAEGIYWWEKLTKVGGEGMVVKPMDFIVRGSRGIVQPAVKCRGQEYLRIIYGPEYSTPENLQRLRQRGLSHKRSLAMREFALGVEALERFVALTPLRRVHECVFGILALESEPVDPRL